One window of Globicephala melas chromosome 2, mGloMel1.2, whole genome shotgun sequence genomic DNA carries:
- the DMAC2L gene encoding ATP synthase subunit s, mitochondrial isoform X2, producing the protein MDFTNILSPSSSCEVKSGCYSVFTLVNIVKKLVTIVKATGFCSLANRVDHERIRDVGPDRAASEWLLRCGALVRYHGQERWQKDYNHLPTGPLDKYKIQAIDATDSCIMSIGFDHMGLQHVEKIRLCKCHYIEDDCLERLSQLENLQKSMLEMEIISCGNVTDKGIIALHHLRNLKYLFLSDLPGIKEKEKIVQVFKTSLPSLELKLDLK; encoded by the exons ATGGATTTCACTAATATATTATCTCCCTCCTCATCATGTGAAGTGAAAAGTGGTTGCTATTCTGTATTTACTTTGGTGAACATAGTTAAGAAGCTAGTGACTATAGTAAAAGCTACCGGCTTTTGTTCTCTTGCCAACAGAGTGGATCATGAACGCATCCGGGATGTTGGCCCTGACAGGGCAGCGTCCGAGTGGCTGCTGCGCTGTGGGGCTCTGGTGCGCTACCACGGCCAGGAGAGGTGGCAGAAGGACTACAACCACCTCCCAACAGGCCCTCTGGACAAATACAAGATTCAGGCAATTGATGCCACTGATTCTTGTATCATGAGCATTGGATTTGATCACATGG gcCTACAGCATGTTGAAAAAATAAGGCTATGCAAGTGTCACTATATTGAGGATGACTGCTTGGAGAGACTTAGTCAActtgaaaatttacaaaaaagcatgttggaaatggaaataatttcatgTGGGAATGTCACAGACAAAGGTATCATTGCTTTGCATCATTTAAG AAACCTCAAGTATTTGTTTTTAAGTGATCTTCCtggcataaaagaaaaagaaaaaattgtccaAGTCTTTAAAACATCACTGCCTTCTCTGGAACTAAAATTAGACTTGAAGTAA
- the DMAC2L gene encoding ATP synthase subunit s, mitochondrial isoform X3, with amino-acid sequence MMLFGKISQQFCGLKKLPRSRDSRYFWGWLNAVFNKVDHERIRDVGPDRAASEWLLRCGALVRYHGQERWQKDYNHLPTGPLDKYKIQAIDATDSCIMSIGFDHMEGLQHVEKIRLCKCHYIEDDCLERLSQLENLQKSMLEMEIISCGNVTDKGIIALHHLRNLKYLFLSDLPGIKEKEKIVQVFKTSLPSLELKLDLK; translated from the exons ATGATGCTGTTTGGAAAAATTTCCCAGCAGTTCTGTGGCTTAAAGAAACTCCCAAGGTCACGTGACTCCCGATACTTCTGGGGCTGGTTGAATGCAGTGTTTAATAA AGTGGATCATGAACGCATCCGGGATGTTGGCCCTGACAGGGCAGCGTCCGAGTGGCTGCTGCGCTGTGGGGCTCTGGTGCGCTACCACGGCCAGGAGAGGTGGCAGAAGGACTACAACCACCTCCCAACAGGCCCTCTGGACAAATACAAGATTCAGGCAATTGATGCCACTGATTCTTGTATCATGAGCATTGGATTTGATCACATGG aaggcCTACAGCATGTTGAAAAAATAAGGCTATGCAAGTGTCACTATATTGAGGATGACTGCTTGGAGAGACTTAGTCAActtgaaaatttacaaaaaagcatgttggaaatggaaataatttcatgTGGGAATGTCACAGACAAAGGTATCATTGCTTTGCATCATTTAAG AAACCTCAAGTATTTGTTTTTAAGTGATCTTCCtggcataaaagaaaaagaaaaaattgtccaAGTCTTTAAAACATCACTGCCTTCTCTGGAACTAAAATTAGACTTGAAGTAA
- the DMAC2L gene encoding ATP synthase subunit s, mitochondrial isoform X1: MDFTNILSPSSSCEVKSGCYSVFTLVNIVKKLVTIVKATGFCSLANRVDHERIRDVGPDRAASEWLLRCGALVRYHGQERWQKDYNHLPTGPLDKYKIQAIDATDSCIMSIGFDHMEGLQHVEKIRLCKCHYIEDDCLERLSQLENLQKSMLEMEIISCGNVTDKGIIALHHLRNLKYLFLSDLPGIKEKEKIVQVFKTSLPSLELKLDLK, from the exons ATGGATTTCACTAATATATTATCTCCCTCCTCATCATGTGAAGTGAAAAGTGGTTGCTATTCTGTATTTACTTTGGTGAACATAGTTAAGAAGCTAGTGACTATAGTAAAAGCTACCGGCTTTTGTTCTCTTGCCAACAGAGTGGATCATGAACGCATCCGGGATGTTGGCCCTGACAGGGCAGCGTCCGAGTGGCTGCTGCGCTGTGGGGCTCTGGTGCGCTACCACGGCCAGGAGAGGTGGCAGAAGGACTACAACCACCTCCCAACAGGCCCTCTGGACAAATACAAGATTCAGGCAATTGATGCCACTGATTCTTGTATCATGAGCATTGGATTTGATCACATGG aaggcCTACAGCATGTTGAAAAAATAAGGCTATGCAAGTGTCACTATATTGAGGATGACTGCTTGGAGAGACTTAGTCAActtgaaaatttacaaaaaagcatgttggaaatggaaataatttcatgTGGGAATGTCACAGACAAAGGTATCATTGCTTTGCATCATTTAAG AAACCTCAAGTATTTGTTTTTAAGTGATCTTCCtggcataaaagaaaaagaaaaaattgtccaAGTCTTTAAAACATCACTGCCTTCTCTGGAACTAAAATTAGACTTGAAGTAA